A window of Natrinema versiforme contains these coding sequences:
- a CDS encoding LEA type 2 family protein, with protein sequence MGPGRRTWMVILVAIGLIVAAAGYGLLAVDRPRVESVDNEWGTVTSERTEVETTVTVDNPRLLRVGDAAADVSYTVRLNDIEVATGREEGVAVAGRESQVSVSTWIDNDEIPGWWASHVANGETTTVRIEPDIVVDYAGVQYPADRWTRTRTVQTDLLEPLQTDERREFRASGRTLFVVEATDARWGNATANRTPIEASATVTNPTPLPIPIAEIGYTVRLNGIVVGQGVAGEQFVLSPDSTQTLEAGAAIDTDELDEWWVTHVRNDETSNLTVDFTATLEYGGSQREVPLEFLSYERTFRTDILGSADDAGVTDSEAGREPDQTRTQSQTSSVGARIESRR encoded by the coding sequence ATGGGCCCCGGCCGCCGGACGTGGATGGTGATTCTCGTCGCGATCGGCCTGATCGTCGCAGCCGCGGGCTACGGGCTGCTCGCGGTGGACCGGCCGCGAGTCGAATCGGTCGACAACGAGTGGGGAACCGTCACGAGCGAGCGAACCGAAGTGGAGACCACCGTCACCGTCGACAACCCGCGGTTGCTTCGCGTCGGCGACGCCGCGGCCGACGTCTCGTATACGGTCCGCCTCAACGACATCGAGGTCGCGACGGGGCGCGAGGAGGGCGTGGCCGTCGCCGGTCGAGAGAGTCAGGTGTCCGTGTCGACGTGGATCGACAACGACGAGATCCCGGGCTGGTGGGCCTCCCACGTCGCCAACGGCGAGACGACCACGGTCCGAATCGAACCCGATATCGTCGTCGACTACGCGGGTGTCCAGTATCCGGCGGACCGGTGGACGCGAACCCGGACCGTGCAGACGGACCTGCTCGAGCCGTTGCAGACCGACGAGCGACGCGAATTTCGCGCCAGCGGCCGGACGCTGTTCGTCGTCGAAGCGACGGACGCACGGTGGGGCAACGCCACCGCCAACCGGACGCCGATCGAGGCGTCGGCGACCGTAACCAATCCGACGCCGCTCCCGATTCCGATCGCGGAGATCGGGTACACCGTCCGGTTGAACGGGATCGTCGTGGGACAGGGCGTCGCCGGCGAACAGTTCGTACTCTCGCCGGACAGTACCCAGACGCTCGAGGCCGGCGCGGCGATCGACACCGACGAACTCGACGAGTGGTGGGTCACGCACGTCCGGAACGACGAGACCTCGAACCTGACCGTCGACTTCACCGCGACCCTCGAGTACGGCGGCAGTCAACGGGAGGTCCCGCTCGAGTTCCTCTCGTACGAACGGACGTTCCGGACGGACATACTCGGATCGGCGGACGACGCCGGTGTGACCGACTCCGAGGCGGGACGAGAGCCGGACCAGACGAGGACGCAGAGCCAAACTAGCAGCGTCGGGGCCCGAATCGAGAGCCGCCGTTAG
- a CDS encoding ion transporter — translation MTTDSSPGTRTLRETVRFYLLDHRTPLGKAIDIALLALNLVFVAAFVAETYPLSDDLRSFLWGLEVAIAVVFLAEYVLRLYGAEDRLAEFRNPYTIVDLIAILPTLLVAGLPGVTMAANAGFLRVVRVVRVLRFYRFTRDAEFFFGTISDNALRALKLLLTVLVLLFVSAGLFYSAEYAANPDVATFGDAFYYVVVALSTVGFGDIVPVTTAGRWITVAAILAGIIVLPWQASKIVREWSHRGTVNVACPNCGLSSHDRDASHCKACGHVIYQEFESDNHGSE, via the coding sequence ATGACCACAGACTCGTCGCCCGGAACCCGAACGCTTCGGGAGACCGTCCGTTTCTACCTGCTCGATCATCGGACGCCGCTGGGAAAGGCGATCGACATCGCGCTGTTGGCGTTGAACCTCGTGTTCGTCGCGGCCTTCGTCGCGGAAACCTATCCCCTCTCCGACGACCTCCGGTCGTTCCTCTGGGGACTCGAGGTCGCGATCGCCGTCGTCTTTCTGGCGGAGTACGTCCTGCGGCTGTACGGTGCCGAGGATCGACTCGCGGAGTTTCGCAACCCCTACACGATTGTCGACCTGATCGCGATTCTCCCGACGCTACTCGTGGCGGGCTTGCCGGGTGTCACGATGGCCGCCAACGCCGGCTTTCTCCGCGTGGTCCGGGTCGTCCGCGTCCTCCGATTCTACCGGTTCACGAGGGACGCCGAGTTCTTCTTCGGGACGATTTCGGACAACGCGTTGCGTGCCCTGAAGTTGCTGCTGACGGTGTTGGTGCTCCTGTTCGTCTCCGCCGGCCTGTTCTACAGCGCGGAATACGCCGCGAATCCCGACGTCGCAACGTTCGGCGACGCCTTCTACTACGTCGTGGTCGCCCTGTCGACCGTCGGGTTCGGCGATATCGTCCCGGTCACGACCGCAGGCCGGTGGATTACCGTAGCGGCGATCCTGGCAGGGATCATCGTGCTCCCGTGGCAGGCGAGCAAGATCGTCCGCGAGTGGAGCCACAGGGGGACGGTCAACGTCGCGTGTCCGAACTGCGGACTATCGTCTCACGACCGGGACGCCTCCCACTGCAAGGCGTGCGGTCACGTCATCTATCAGGAGTTCGAATCCGACAATCACGGCTCCGAATGA
- a CDS encoding FAD-dependent oxidoreductase encodes MSGKYDLVIVGGGISGASLLYTTAKFTDIDSIALIEKESEIAAINSHHTNNSQTLHFGDIETNYTLEKAEEVKEGAELLAGYLENQDPDREMHSKRSKMVLGVGDEEVAELEERYEEEGFGDLFPKLRPIDREEIAELEPKVVEGRDPNTDMLALQTPDGYVVDYGETTKSFVEQASEEATVDVYTGTKVEDITPTLDGYTIETDNGRFDSDAAVVAAGSHSLQIAKELGYGQDKVLLPIAGSFFLADDLLNGKVYTLQMKKLPFAAVHGDADVHDGSITRFGPTAKLVPTLERGRISTVKDFLDVFGLNAAAFLSYANILSDRILLPYVLRNLVYDLPNVGRKQFLPHVQKVVPSVELEDIERAKGYGGVRPQIVDTKNKSLDMGEAKIVGDDIIFNITPSPGASTCLKNAMRDTHTLLEFLDGDYEFDEEAFRSETIDNFPRGDDSAGKKVAAPDADD; translated from the coding sequence ATGTCTGGTAAATACGACCTCGTAATCGTCGGCGGTGGTATCAGTGGCGCGTCCCTCCTGTACACGACCGCGAAGTTCACTGATATCGACTCGATCGCGCTGATCGAGAAGGAATCGGAGATCGCAGCGATCAACTCCCACCACACGAACAACTCCCAGACCCTCCACTTCGGGGATATCGAGACCAACTACACGCTCGAGAAGGCCGAAGAGGTCAAAGAGGGGGCGGAACTCCTCGCGGGCTATCTGGAGAATCAGGACCCCGACCGGGAGATGCACTCGAAACGCAGCAAGATGGTGCTCGGTGTCGGCGACGAGGAGGTCGCGGAACTCGAGGAGCGCTACGAGGAGGAAGGCTTCGGCGACCTCTTCCCGAAACTCCGACCGATCGACCGCGAGGAGATCGCCGAACTCGAGCCCAAGGTCGTCGAGGGCCGCGACCCCAACACGGACATGCTCGCGCTCCAGACGCCGGACGGCTACGTCGTCGACTACGGCGAGACGACGAAGTCCTTCGTCGAGCAGGCGAGCGAGGAAGCCACCGTCGATGTCTACACCGGGACGAAAGTCGAGGACATCACGCCGACGCTCGACGGATACACGATCGAGACCGATAACGGCCGCTTCGACTCCGACGCCGCCGTCGTCGCCGCCGGCTCGCACAGCCTCCAGATCGCGAAGGAACTCGGCTACGGGCAGGACAAAGTCCTGCTCCCCATCGCCGGGAGCTTCTTCCTCGCGGACGACCTCCTGAACGGGAAGGTCTACACGCTCCAGATGAAGAAGCTGCCCTTCGCCGCAGTCCACGGCGACGCCGACGTCCACGACGGCAGCATCACCCGCTTCGGACCGACCGCGAAACTCGTGCCCACCCTCGAGCGCGGCCGCATCTCGACGGTCAAGGATTTCCTCGACGTGTTCGGACTCAACGCGGCGGCGTTCCTGAGCTACGCCAACATCCTCTCGGACCGAATCCTCCTGCCGTACGTGCTCCGGAACCTCGTCTACGACCTCCCGAACGTCGGCCGGAAACAGTTCCTGCCCCACGTCCAGAAGGTCGTCCCGAGCGTCGAACTCGAGGACATCGAACGCGCGAAAGGTTACGGCGGCGTCCGCCCCCAGATCGTCGACACGAAGAACAAGTCCCTCGACATGGGCGAGGCCAAAATCGTCGGCGACGACATCATCTTCAACATCACGCCGTCGCCGGGTGCCTCGACCTGTCTCAAGAACGCCATGCGCGACACGCACACGCTCCTCGAGTTCCTCGACGGCGACTACGAGTTCGACGAGGAGGCGTTCCGGTCGGAGACGATCGATAACTTCCCGCGCGGCGACGATTCCGCCGGCAAGAAAGTCGCTGCACCCGACGCCGACGACTAA